A genome region from Arthrobacter sp. V1I9 includes the following:
- a CDS encoding ABC transporter permease: MVSLAALAPTLAAVAILMLITVAALRGSRTPSFLAPAAAILRGAAQLALISLILGGIIADPLWVAAALLVMFTVAAVTATRRLAWSWPRFAVVSATMAAGIAVTLAVVFGTGAVALEPRYVLAVGGIVIGNCMTIAVLAGHRFHEAVREQWDQVEGWLALGATARRATLTQARYSVHAALIPSTDQTKTTGLVTLPGAFVGALFGGASPLEAGRFQVVVLASIMAAGAITAVALLRSLAAVRVRPEPL; the protein is encoded by the coding sequence ATGGTCTCCCTCGCTGCCTTGGCACCCACCCTCGCAGCCGTGGCCATCCTCATGCTGATCACCGTCGCTGCGCTCCGGGGCTCGCGGACGCCGTCGTTCCTTGCACCGGCCGCGGCCATCCTGCGGGGAGCCGCCCAACTGGCGCTCATCAGCTTGATCCTGGGCGGCATCATCGCTGACCCGCTGTGGGTGGCAGCGGCGCTGCTGGTGATGTTCACCGTGGCGGCCGTGACGGCAACCCGCCGGCTGGCGTGGTCCTGGCCGCGCTTCGCAGTGGTGTCAGCAACCATGGCCGCCGGCATTGCGGTGACCCTCGCCGTCGTCTTCGGCACCGGAGCCGTTGCCCTCGAACCACGCTACGTTTTGGCGGTGGGCGGGATCGTAATCGGCAACTGCATGACCATCGCGGTGCTCGCCGGCCACCGCTTCCACGAGGCGGTCCGTGAGCAGTGGGACCAGGTGGAGGGCTGGCTCGCCCTCGGCGCCACGGCCCGGCGCGCCACCCTTACCCAGGCCCGCTACTCCGTGCATGCGGCCCTGATCCCCTCCACGGACCAGACCAAAACCACCGGCCTGGTGACCCTGCCGGGCGCGTTCGTGGGGGCGCTCTTCGGCGGCGCCTCCCCGCTGGAGGCCGGGCGGTTCCAGGTGGTGGTCCTGGCGTCCATCATGGCGGCGGGTGCGATCACCGCCGTCGCGCTGCTCCGTTCACTGGCCGCCGTGCGTGTGCGACCCGAGCCGCTCTAG